The window TCGACGACGCCGATCGCACCGATCGCCTCGCCGGCGCTGTCGCGCACCGGTGCGACGACGACAGGCACTCCCTTATAGGGGCCTGACGGCGGCACATCTTTTTTCAGCCTGTTCTCTGCAATGGCGGCCTCGAGGAGCGGACCGGTATAGTGATCGTCGATCACCCTCCCCTCCTCGACACGCAGCCCGGGCGCAGCCCGTGACCGTGCCGTTATCGGCAGCCTGTTGAGAAGGAGATGGACCGCCATCACCACCGGCGTCAGGTCGTCTGTCGTGGATGAAGCGGAAATGATATACTGGTCCATTATTCCACCTGTACTCTCCATTACACTCTTCTAAAATAAGGTTTCTCTTTCCGCGGTACAGAAGGTGCCGACAAACCGGGCGGAGGGGTACTCGTGGATGCTGGTGACGACGACCACGCCCTTGCCGATCTGCTTTGCAAGGACGACCGCCTCTCCTTCGGGCGTGGCGGCGATCACGTCGGCGTCGGCGTCGGAGAAGACGCCGTCTGTCTCGACGGCCTCGGGGTCGTAGTCCTCGACGATCGCGGCGTACTCGCTCTCGGCAGGGAAGACGAGTTTCCTCTGCTTGAACTCGTGCCTGTACTCCACCCTGAAGGGGAGCCAGTCATAGGCCCCGGGCCTCTCGTCCATCGCCCCGAAAACCAGGAGGTGCCCGCCGTTCTCGACGAAGGCCCTGATGCGCGGGGAAGCGGCGCGGAGTGCCGGGAGGAGACGGGAGTACCGGGGGTTCGCAAAACCGGTCGGCACGATGAGGGCGACGTACCGCCCGCGGTAGAAGGGAGACGCCACGAGCAGCTGGTTGATGGGGTCGCAGCTGACGCCGCAACACTCGTTGACGAACCTGTTGAAGGTGTTCGGTTCGTCCCAGAGGATCGCCGCCTTTGCCGTCACCCCTTGATCACCCCGATCGGGTGGAGCCTGACCACAGGCAGGGAGAGCCCTGCCCGGCGGACGACGTCGACGACCTTGTCGCTCTCCTTGTACGCGTCCGGGGCTTCCTCGGCGATCGAGGCGTCGCTCGTCGCCCTGACGATGATCCCCTGTTTCAGGAGTTGTTCCCTGACCTCCCGGCCGGGTGTGGCGTGTTTGGCCTTTGTGCGGCTCATGACCCGGCCGGCACCGTGGCAGGTGCTCCCGAAGGTCCTCTCCATCGCCGTCGCCGTGCCGTGGAGGACATAGGAGGAACTGCCCATGCTGCCCGGGATGATCACCGGCTGACCGACCGCGCGGTAGACCTGCGGCACGTCGTGGAGACCGGGGCCGAAGGCGCGGGTGGCGCCCTTCCTGTGGACGCAGAGCGTCCGCCTCTTCCCATAGGCGGCGTGCTCCTCCATCTTGGCGACATTGTGGGCGACGTCGTAGACGAGGGGCATCTCCTCGTAGGCGATCCCGAAGAGGCGGGCGAAGACCGTGCGTACCTGGTGGGTGATCACCTGCCTGTTCACCCAGGCATAGTTCGCCGCCGCGGCCATCGCCCCGAAGTACGCTTCCCCTTCAGGGGAGTGGACAGGGGCGCAGGCGAGTTGCCGGTCCGGGATCTCGATGCCGTACTTCCGGGTCGCCGACTCGAGGACCCGCAGGTGGTCTGTGCAGACCTGGTGGCCGAGGCCGCGGGACCCGCAGTGGATCATGCAGCAGATCTGGCCTGCTTCAAGGCCGAAGGCCTTTGCCGCCTCAGGGTCGAAGACCGCGTCCACCGCCTGCACTTCCAGGAAGTGGTTGCCCGACCCGAGGGTGCCGGACTGCGGCCTGCCCCTCTGCCGGGCCTTCTTGCTCACCGCGGCCGGGTTCGCCTGCTTCATCCTCCCCTGCTCCTCGCAGTGCTCGATATCGGCGGTCATGCCGAAACCGTGGTCTATCGCCCACTCCACCCCGTCGGCCATCAGGTCGTCGAGATCGGCCTCGGAGAGGCGCATCGTGCTCTCGGCACCGACGCCTGTCGGCACCGTCCTGAAGAGTTCTTCGATCAGGGCCCGCGGGTTTGTGATGTCGGCGACGGTGAGAGGCGTCGTGATCAGGCGGACGCCGCAGTTGATATCATAACCGACCCCGCCCGGCGAGACGACGCCCGTATCTTCTTCAAAGGCCGCGACACCCCCGATGGGAAAGCCGTAACCCGAGTGGATGTCGGGCATGGCAAGGGAATATCTGACGACGCCCGGGAGCGTGGCGACATTGGCGAGCTGCTGGACCGCCCCCGCTTCCAGCGTCTCCGAGAGGTCTTCGGAGAGGAAGAACCGGCCGGGTACCCGCATCCCCGGGACATAACCGACCGGCACCTCCCATTCGACCTCGCTGATCTTCTTGATCCCTTCAAGCATTTCCGACTACCTCACACATCAAAGAGTATCTCGCTACAAAACTCTTCCCCGTCCCTGAAGATCTTCAGCCCCGAATAGGATACCCCCTTGATCTCCATACCGCCGAGATGTTTCTCCCGGGTGAAAGGTTCTCCCCTGGCCGTTGCCGTAAGGCTCGTGCCTGTTATGGAGACGTCGAAGGAGGAGAAGACGACCCTGTCCACTTCCGAGACGAAGAGGAGTTCGGAGAGAAAATCGATCATCAGGGACAGGACGTCGTCGGACGCGACCGAAATGCTTCGCTCGATCTCTCCCTCGTCGCAGGTGACGTACATGATGGAGAACATTGCCCTGGCGGCCTCGGCAAAGAGGGCGTTGCAGTCCTCTGCCCGCACCCGCACCCGCACATCTGCCTGATGGGGAAGTTCCTCGAACGACATCCTCACTCCAGGTCGTAGGCCGGCACAAGGCCGATATCGAGGGTGTCAAGGTACGGCGCCTGGTACATGGAGATATAGATCCAGTGACACCCGGCCTTCACCACCACGTCTGTGGCTTTCTGGGGCTTGACCGAGATCGGAAGCAAAATCGGGCCTCCGCAGGACGTACACACCCTGAAATCGCAGCCCCGCGTTTGAACATATGACAGAACCTCTTCCGAGACTTTTATCCTCGGGGTCGAGGGTTCTTTCCCGGTCCTTATCATTCCTTATACGTCAATGCAGGAAAGGGTAAAACTGTTGTGATCCCCCGCCTATCCACTGTCGAGAAGGCGGGTGACCATGCCGACGTAATCGTCCTTGATCTCGTAGATGGCGTTCGTGCTCTCCGGGTCCCGCCGCACACGCAGGACCCCGATGCGCGAGGCGATGATCCCCACCATCGAGGCGATGGAGTGGTAACTGACCGT of the Methanofollis sp. genome contains:
- a CDS encoding archease gives rise to the protein MSFEELPHQADVRVRVRAEDCNALFAEAARAMFSIMYVTCDEGEIERSISVASDDVLSLMIDFLSELLFVSEVDRVVFSSFDVSITGTSLTATARGEPFTREKHLGGMEIKGVSYSGLKIFRDGEEFCSEILFDV
- a CDS encoding RtcB family protein — translated: MLEGIKKISEVEWEVPVGYVPGMRVPGRFFLSEDLSETLEAGAVQQLANVATLPGVVRYSLAMPDIHSGYGFPIGGVAAFEEDTGVVSPGGVGYDINCGVRLITTPLTVADITNPRALIEELFRTVPTGVGAESTMRLSEADLDDLMADGVEWAIDHGFGMTADIEHCEEQGRMKQANPAAVSKKARQRGRPQSGTLGSGNHFLEVQAVDAVFDPEAAKAFGLEAGQICCMIHCGSRGLGHQVCTDHLRVLESATRKYGIEIPDRQLACAPVHSPEGEAYFGAMAAAANYAWVNRQVITHQVRTVFARLFGIAYEEMPLVYDVAHNVAKMEEHAAYGKRRTLCVHRKGATRAFGPGLHDVPQVYRAVGQPVIIPGSMGSSSYVLHGTATAMERTFGSTCHGAGRVMSRTKAKHATPGREVREQLLKQGIIVRATSDASIAEEAPDAYKESDKVVDVVRRAGLSLPVVRLHPIGVIKG
- a CDS encoding DUF2551 domain-containing protein — translated: MRSPADIKKEIEARLKTYLSRDNTGIRHEVLAFFVRIRSTTIPDLYALLSRTFTVSYHSIASMVGIIASRIGVLRVRRDPESTNAIYEIKDDYVGMVTRLLDSG
- a CDS encoding DUF2111 domain-containing protein, whose protein sequence is MDQYIISASSTTDDLTPVVMAVHLLLNRLPITARSRAAPGLRVEEGRVIDDHYTGPLLEAAIAENRLKKDVPPSGPYKGVPVVVAPVRDSAGEAIGAIGVVDITGIFDLATLMEHQSAILRQVCGKDPCPLPTEAIPAKR